The following are encoded together in the Citrus sinensis cultivar Valencia sweet orange chromosome 1, DVS_A1.0, whole genome shotgun sequence genome:
- the LOC102607559 gene encoding potassium channel AKT1 has translation MSIKKKRRVLFCGAGGEDDDARVGGPQDKDDTETFSREEEGSQISISDGILPSLGVTARSCRRITLRRFIISPFEPRYRLWETFLVFLVFYTAWACPFEFGFLNQPSRPLAITDNVVNAIFAIDIILTFFLAYLDKATHLLVDDPKKIAWRYAKTWLTFDVISTIPSEAGRKFLPSALQAYGYFNMLRLWRLRRVSRLFARLEKDRNYSYIRVRYSKLACVTLFAVHCAACTFYLLAEHYRDPKGTWIGQTLGDFKQQSLWVRYVTSIYWSIATLTTTGYGDIHPVNTRERIFDIFFMFFNLGLTSYLLGNMNNLVVHGTARTRKFRDTIQAASSFARRNQLPVRLQDQMLAHLCLRHRTDSEGLQQQEIIESLPKAIQSSISHFLFYSLVDQVYLFRGVSNDLLFQLVTEMKAEYFPPKEDVILQNEAPTDLYILVTGAMELITRKGGIEQVVGEAKPGDVVGELGLLCYKPQLFTVRTKRLSQLLRLNRTAFLSLVQANVGDGTIIMNNLLQHLKDLGDPMMEGISTDTEQKLARGRMDLPLSLSFAAVRGDGLLLHQLLRRGSDPNELDNNGRTALHIAASRGHEHCVVLLLEYGADLNIRDSEGSVPLWEAMLGKHEPVVRILAENGALISSSDVGHFACTAIEQNDLLLLEKIVHYGGDVTQLTSNGTTPLHVAISEGNIEIVKFLIDQGSDIDKPDIHGWTPRALADHQGQEDIQILLQMKPEPKKAPVLTVPKKQQAPNPRKHLVKYSSEPSIPPYTPEVVSAVPEINLLNRHSRRRPNTFHNSLFGIVSAANTGEHSINFPTVSSYPPRVTISCPEKGQVSGKLVLLPKSLQELLSIASTKFGFTPSKILSKEGAEIDDVGLIRDDDHLFIVSDPAYGN, from the exons AtgtcaattaaaaagaagaggaGGGTGTTGTTTTGCGGCGCCGGCGGCGAAGACGACGATGCCAGAGTCGGAGGTCCGCAAGATAAAGATGATACGGAGACGTTTTcgagagaagaagaaggcaGCCAAATCAGCATATCCGACGGCATTCTTCCTTCTCTCGGCGTAACTGCTCGCAGCTGCCGCAGAATCACTCTTCGCCGCTTCATCATTTCCCCCTTCGAACCCCGTTACAG ATTGTGGGAGACATTTCTGGTGTTTCTAGTGTTCTACACGGCATGGGCGTGCCCATTTGAATTTGGATTCCTTAACCAACCGTCGCGTCCACTAGCTATAACTGATAATGTTGTCAATGCAATTTTCGCCATTGACATCATTTTAACCTTCTTCCTTGCCTATCTAGACAAAGCTACTCATCTCCTCGTTGATGACCCTAAGAAAATCGCTTGGCGTTACGCCAAAACCTGGCTTACTTTTGATGTCATCTCCACCATCCCCTCTGAGGCTGGTAGAAAGTTTTTGCCCTCCGCTCTTCAGGCTTATGGTTACTTCAATATGCTTCGCCTCTGGCGTCTTCGCAGAGTTAGTAGGCTCTTTGCCAG GTTGGAAAAGGACAGGAACTACAGTTACATTCGGGTTCGCTACTCAAAGCTTGCATGT GTCACTCTGTTTGCGGTTCATTGTGCTGCATGCACCTTCTATCTTCTGGCTGAGCATTACCGTGACCCAAAGGGTACATGGATTGGGCAAACCCTGGGAGACTTCAAACAACAGAGCTTGTGGGTTCGTTACGTGACTTCAATTTATTGGTCTATAGCCACACTTACTACTACTGGATATGGTGATATTCATCCTGTTAATACAAGAGAGAGGATATTTGATATCTTCTTCATGTTCTTTAATCTTGGACTCACTTCATATTTGCTTGGAAATATGAACAATCTGGTTGTTCATGGCACTGCCCGCACTAGGAAATTT AGGGACACTATACAAGCTGCATCAAGTTTTGCAAGAAGGAACCAACTACCAGTTAGGCTACAAGATCAGATGCTTGCTCATTTGTGCTTGAGGCACAGAACTGATTCAGAAGGGCTGCAGCAGCAAGAGATAATTGAATCACTTCCAAAAGCAATTCAATCAAGCATTTCACACTTTCTATTCTATTCACTGGTTGATCAAGTGTACTTGTTCCGTGGAGTGTCAAACGACTTACTTTTCCAACTG GTGACAGAGATGAAGGCAGAGTATTTTCCTCCTAAAGAAGATGTAATTTTACAGAACGAAGCACCCACAGACTTGTATATATTGGTCACTGGTGCTATG GAACTTATAACGAGAAAGGGCGGAATAGAACAG GTTGTTGGCGAGGCAAAGCCAGGAGATGTTGTTGGTGAGCTCGGTCTGCTGTGTTATAAGCCACAATTGTTCACAGTCCGAACCAAACGATTGAGTCAGCTTCTTCGTTTGAACCGTACTGCTTTTTTAAGCCTTGTCCAGGCTAATGTTGGGGATGGGACAATAATCATGAACAATCTTCTTCAG CATTTAAAAGACTTGGGCGATCCAATGATGGAAGGCATTTCGACAGATACAGAGCAAAAGTTGGCTCGGGGAAGAATGGACTTGCCTCTTAGTCTATCCTTTGCCGCTGTCAGAGGAGATGGTCTGCTGTTGCATCAGTTACTCAGGCGGGGTTCAGATCCAAATGAATTGGACAATAATGGGCGAACAGCACTG CATATTGCAGCATCTAGAGGTCATGAGCATTGTGTGGTTCTACTTCTAGAGTATGGAGCAGATCTTAACATAAGAG ATTCAGAAGGGAGTGTCCCCCTATGGGAAGCGATGCTTGGGAAGCATGAACCTGTGGTAAGGATTCTCGCGGAAAATGGTGCCTTGATATCATCCAGTGATGTTGGTCATTTTGCATGCACTGCTATTGAGCAAAACGACTTACTTTTACTCGAGAAGATTGTACATTATGGAGGAGATGTAACACAGCTCACAAGCAATGGAACCACTCCACTTCATGTGGCAATCAGTGAAGGAAACATTGAAATAGTCAAGTTCCTTATTGATCAAGGCAGTGACATTGATAAACCAGATATCCATGGGTGGACGCCAAGGGCTCTTGCAGATCACCAGGGCCAGGAAGACATACAAATTCTGTTACAGATGAAGCCAGAGCCTAAGAAAGCACCAGTTTTAACCGTTCCGAAGAAGCAGCAAGCACCGAATCCTAGGAAGCACTTGGTGAAGTACAGCAGTGAGCCCTCAATACCTCCATATACACCTGAAGTTGTATCAGCTGTCCCTGAGATCAACCTGTTGAATAGGCATTCACGTCGAAGACCAAACACTTTTCACAATTCACTGTTTGGTATAGTTTCAGCTGCAAATACCGGTGAGCATTCCATTAACTTCCCAACTGTGAGCAGTTATCCGCCTAGAGTGACAATTAGTTGCCCAGAAAAAGGTCAAGTCTCTGGAAAGCTTGTGCTGCTGCCGAAGTCACTTCAAGAGCTACTCAGCATTGCTAGTACAAAATTTGGCTTCACTCCATCCAAGATTCTATCCAAAGAAGGAGCTGAAATTGATGATGTAGGCCTTATCAGAGATGATGATCATCTATTTATTGTTAGTGATCCTGCATATGGAAATTGA
- the LOC102606967 gene encoding probable 1-deoxy-D-xylulose-5-phosphate synthase, chloroplastic isoform X2: protein MVTASAKYPLELPLTAHCHGTLDQRKIEFLSSNISRELEISRINLCPSSSSITSSKLVTVSRICALPDIDDFFWDKEPTPILDLVENPLRLKSLTIKELKQLAVEIRSELSSIVSKTEKSLKSSLAAVELTVALHHVFHAPVDKILWDVGEQTYAHKILTGRRSLIHTLRKKDGISGYTSRSESEYDPFNAGHGCNSVSAGLGMAVARDIKGKRECIVTVISNGTTMAGQAYEAMSNAGYLDSNMIVILNDSRHSLHPKIEESPKTSINALSSTLSRIQSSKSFRQLREVAKGMTKRIGRGMHEWAAKVDEYARGMIGPQGSTLFEELGLYYIGPVDGHNIEDLISVLQEVASLGSMGPVLVHVVTEENRRAEDTQKSEAIEKQQEGASDSNSLPFGNYSRTYDDCFIEALVMEAEKDKDIVVVHAGMEMDLSLQLFQEKFPERYFDVGMAEQHAVTFSAGLACGGLKPFCIIPSAFLQRAYDQVVNDVDQQRLPVRFVITSAGLVGSDGPTQCGAFDITFMSCLPNMIVMAPSDEDELVDMVATVASIDDRPVCFRYPRGAIVRTDLPGYRGIPIEIGKGKVLVEGKDVALLGYGAMVQNCLKARALLSKLGIDVTVADARFCKPLDIKLVRELCQNHTFLITVEEGSIGGFGSHVSHFIALDGLLDSGVKWRPIVLPDNYIEHASPTQQLALAGLTGHHIAATALSLLGRTREALLLMC from the exons ATGGTTACTGCTTCTGCCAAGTACCCACTTGAATTACCACTCACTGCTCATTGCCATGGAACACTTGATCAAAGAAAGATTGAGTTTTTAAGCTCTAATATTTCTCGAGAATTAGAAATTTCAAGAATTAACTTGTGCCCAAGTTCTAGTTCCATTACTAGTTCGAAG CTTGTGACAGTTAGTCGAATATGTGCTCTACCGGATATTGATGATTTCTTTTGGGACAAAGAACCTACGCCTATACTTGATTTAGTTGAAAACCCTCTTCGGTTGAAGAGCTTGACTATCAAG GAACTTAAACAATTAGCTGTTGAAATTCGCTCTGAATTGTCTTCTATAGTgtcaaaaactgaaaaatccTTGAAGTCCAGTTTGGCAGCAGTGGAACTGACTGTCGCATTACATCATGTGTTTCATGCTCCAGTGGACAAGATATTGTGGGATGTTGGGGAACAA ACATATGCACATAAAATTCTTACTGGAAGACGGTCTCTCATTCATACACTGAGAAAAAAGGATGGCATTTCTGGCTATACATCTCGATCTGAGAGTGAATATGATCCTTTTAATGCAGGGCATGGATGCAACAGTGTCTCTGCTGGGCTAG GTATGGCTGTTGCACGGGATATTAAAGGGAAACGAGAATGTATTGTTACAGTCATTAGCAATGGGACAACTATGGCTGGTCAGGCCTATGAAGCAATGAGCAACGCAGGATATCTTGATTCAAACATGATAGTCATTTTAAATGACAGTCGTCATTCTTTACACCCAAAGATTGAAGAGAGCCCAAAAACATCCATCAATGCTCTATCTAGTACCCTAAGCAGAATCCAGTCAAGTAAATCTTTCAGGCAGTTAAGAGAAGTTGCTAAG GGTATGACTAAGAGAATTGGTAGGGGAATGCATGAATGGGCTGCCAAAGTTGATGAGTATGCGCGTGGTATGATTGGTCCACAAGGATCAACTCTCTTTGAAGAGCTTGGATTATATTACATAGGCCCAGTTGATGGTCACAATATTGAAGACCTAATTTCTGTTCTGCAAGAAGTGGCCTCTCTAGGTTCAATGGGTCCGGTGTTGGTTCATGTTGTTACAGAGGAAAACCGAAGAGCAGAAGATACCCAAAAGAGTGAGGCAATTGAAAAGCAGCAGGAAG GTGCAAGTGACTCCAACTCTTTACCCTTTGGTAATTATTCTCGAACGTATGATGATTGCTTTATTGAAGCCTTGGTTATGGAGGCAGAGAAGGACAAGGATATTGTCGTAGTCCATGCAGGAATGGAAATGGATCTATCACTTCAACTTTTTCAGGAAAAGTTTCCAGAGAGGTACTTCGATGTGGGAATGGCTGAGCAACATGCAGTTACATTTTCTGCTGGTTTGGCATGCGGCGGTTTGAAGCCATTTTGCATAATTCCTTCTGCCTTTCTGCAGAGAGCTTACGATCAG GTCGTCAATGATGTAGATCAGCAAAGACTTCCAGTGCGTTTTGTTATTACAAGTGCGGGTTTGGTAGGATCTGACGGTCCCACACAGTGTGGGGCATTTGACATAACCTTCATGTCATGTTTGCCAAACATGATTGTCATGGCACCATCTGATGAGGATGAGCTTGTGGACATGGTTGCCACTGTTGCTAGCATTGATGATAGACCAGTTTGCTTCCGGTATCCCAGGGGTGCAATTGTCAGGACAGACCTCCCCGGATATAGGGGAATTCCAATTGAG ATCGGAAAAGGGAAAGTTCTTGTAGAGGGCAAAGATGTTGCTTTGCTTGGATATGGGGCAATGGTTCAGAACTGCCTGAAAGCTCGGGCCCTTCTTTCAAAGCTTGGCATTGATGTTACTGTGGCTGATGCAAGATTCTGCAAGCCCCTAGATATTAAGCTGGTCAGGGAGCTCTGTCAAAACCATACATTTCTGATAACAGTTGAGGAAGGCTCCATTGGAGGATTTGGTTCACATGTTTCACACTTCATTGCCCTTGACGGACTGCTTGATTCAGGAGTTAAG TGGAGACCAATTGTTTTACCAGACAACTATATTGAACATGCATCACCAACCCAACAGCTTGCTCTTGCGGGACTCACTGGACATCACATTGCTGCTACAGCATTAAGTTTGCTCGGGCGCACCCGTGAAGCCCTCCTTTTAATGTGCTAG
- the LOC102607854 gene encoding cytochrome b-c1 complex subunit 7-2, mitochondrial produces the protein MASLLQSLLDPKKNWLAAQHMKTISKRLRNFGLRYDDLYDPYYDLDIKEALDRLPREIVDARNQRLKRAMDLSMKHEYLPEDLQAMQTPFRNYLQDMLALVKREKAEREALGALPLYQRTIP, from the exons ATGGCGTCTCTTTTGCAGTCGCTATTAGATCCAAAGAAGAACTGGTTAGCAGCCCAGCACATGAAAACGATCTCTAAACGTCTCCGTAATTTCG GGCTCCGCTACGACGATCTGTACGATCCCTACTACGATTTGGACATCAAGGAAGCGCTCGATCGGTTGCCACGTGAGATCGTTGACGCCCGTAACCAGCGTCTCAAGCGCGCCATGGACCTCTCCATGAAGCACGAGTACCTCCCTGAAGATCTTCAG GCTATGCAAACACCGTTTAGAAACTACCTACAAGATATGCTGGCCCTT GTGAAAAGGGAGAAGGCAGAACGTGAAGCATTGGGAGCTTTGCCTCTCTACCAACGCACTATTCCATAA
- the LOC102608149 gene encoding protein DUF642 L-GALACTONO-1,4-LACTONE-RESPONSIVE GENE 2-like — protein sequence MRGFIFLSALLCFTCHHIAFSITDGLLPNGNFELGPRPSDMNGTVVLGRYAIPSWEISGFVEYIRSGQKQGDMLLVVPEGAFAVRLGNEASVKQRIKVIKGNYYSISFNFARTCAQEESLNISVAPEWGVLPLQTLYSSNGWDTYAWAFQAKFNYAEIVLHNPGVEEDPACGPLIDSIAIRGLYPPRASNKNILKNGGFEEGPYVFPNTSWGVLIPPNIEDDHSPLPGWMIESLKAVKYIDSDHFSVPQGKRAIELVAGKESAIAQIARTIPGKTYTLTFTVGDANNACAGSMVVEAFAGKGTIKVPYESKGKGGFKRAVLRFVAVSNRTRIMFLSTFYTMRSDDFSSLCGPVIDDVKLLSVRSKA from the exons ATGCGAGGCTTCATTTTCTTGTCGGCGCTTCTATGTTTCACTTGCCACCACATCGCCTTCTCCATTACAGACG GGCTGTTGCCAAATGGCAACTTTGAGCTGGGGCCGAGGCCCTCAGACATGAACGGGACAGTGGTGCTCGGGCGGTATGCAATTCCCAGCTGGGAAATTTCAGGATTTGTGGAGTACATAAGATCAGGGCAAAAGCAAGGGGACATGTTGCTTGTAGTGCCGGAGGGGGCCTTTGCTGTGAGGCTGGGCAACGAGGCATCAGTCAAGCAGAGAATCAAGGTGATCAAGGGCAATTACTACTCAATCTCATTCAATTTTGCCCGCACCTGCGCCCAAGAGGAGTCACTCAACATCTCCGTGGCACCCGAATGGGGCGTGCTGCCGCTGCAAACATTGTACAGCAGCAATGGGTGGGACACCTACGCTTGGGCATTCCAggctaaatttaattatgccGAAATCGTTTTGCATAATCCTGGAGTTGAGGAAGATCCAGCTTGCGGTCCACTCATCGATTCGATAGCCATTAGAGGCCTGTATCCTCCTAGAGCATCCAACA AAAACATACTGAAAAATGGGGGATTTGAAGAAGGTCCTTATGTGTTCCCGAACACATCATGGGGTGTCCTAATCCCACCAAACATTGAAGACGATCACTCTCCACTTCCAGGATGGATGATTGAATCCCTCAAAGCAGTTAAGTACATTGACTCGGACCATTTCTCAGTGCCACAAGGCAAGAGAGCAATAGAACTTGTAGCAGGAAAAGAAAGCGCCATTGCCCAAATCGCAAGAACCATCCCGGGCAAAACTTACACTCTGACTTTCACCGTCGGCGACGCCAACAATGCCTGTGCAGGATCGATGGTTGTTGAAGCTTTTGCCGGCAAGGGTACAATCAAAGTGCCTTATGAATCTAAGGGCAAGGGTGGATTCAAGCGCGCTGTGCTTCGATTCGTGGCTGTTTCTAACAGAACCCGGATCATGTTCCTCAGCACATTTTACACCATGAGAAGCGATGACTTTTCTTCTCTGTGCGGGCCTGTTATTGATGATGTGAAGCTGTTGAGTGTTCGCAGCAAGGCATGA
- the LOC102619527 gene encoding LOW QUALITY PROTEIN: probable boron transporter 6 (The sequence of the model RefSeq protein was modified relative to this genomic sequence to represent the inferred CDS: deleted 2 bases in 1 codon; substituted 1 base at 1 genomic stop codon), whose product MAEELFGLLIAVLFIQEAVKLFAFSIHDKQRLQKLKILNWRSVSITSNGCMQMGCYLLAIIFSFGLLFTSPKSRQARSWRYGTGCFRSFLADYGIPLRSCSGRDYLTVYLANLLQIFQGGYVQIPILYIFAAIIPALMIAGLYFFNQCTSQMAQQKEFNLRNPSTYHYDILLLGIKTEHACFLLFHTLICAFLGLPPSNAVPPQSPVHTKELAVLKRQQTWEKMVKSAKECIKQHESNSEIYGRMQAVFTKIDTSPTRSDLIQPSSVPKEMEDLKEFVMKADDGGDAIEKFDLKKHIDACLPVRINEQRVSNTLQSLLVGLXMFALPIIDKIPNSVLWGYFAYWAFDNVPGNQFWERLLLLFITPRRSCK is encoded by the exons ATGGCAGAGGAGCTATTTGGCTTGTTGATTGCTGTTCTTTTCATTCAAGAGGCTGTTAAGctatttgctttttctataCATGATAAACAAA GATTGCAGAAGCTGAAGATCCTAAACTGGAGAAGTGTAAGTATAACTTCGAATGGCTGTATGCAAATGGGTTGCTACTTGCTTGCTATCATTTTCTCATTTGGGTTACTATTCACCTCCCCTAAAAGCAGACAGGCAAGATCCTGGCGCTATGGTACTG GATGTTTTCGAAGCTTCCTAGCAGATTATGGCATTCCTCTTAGGTCCTGTAGCGGCCGGGATTATCTTACAGTATACCTGGCAAACCTCCTTCAGATATTCCAAGGAG GATATGTCCAAATCCCAATATTATACATCTTTGCAGCAATTATCCCAGCATTGATGATAGCAGGTCTATACTTCTTCAACCAGTGTACTTCGCAAATGGCACAACAGAAGGAGTTCAATCTCAGAAACCCATCTACTTACCATTATGATATCTTGTTGCTGGGAATCAAA ACTGAGCACgcttgttttttattatttcatactTTAATTTGTGCGTTTCTTGGACTCCCTCCTTCAAATGCGGTCCCTCCACAATCCCCCGTGCACACAAAAGAG CTTGCAGTTCTCAAGAGGCAG CAAACGTGGGAGAAAATGGTGAAGAGTGCCAAGGAATGCATAAAGCAACATGAAAGCAACTCAGAAATATATGGAAGGATGCAAGCTGTCTTTACAAAAATAGACACTTCTCCAACTCGATCAGATTTGATTCAGCCTTCTTCAGTACCTAAAGAGATGGAGGACTTGAAGGAATTTGTGATGAAGGCAGATGATGGAGGGGATGCAATAGAAAAATTTGATCTCAAGAAACACATTGATGCATGCTTGCCGGTTAGAATTAATGAGCAAAGAGTTAGCAACACATTACAGTCATTACTTGTGGGTTTATAAATGTTTGCTCTGCCCATTATCGATAAGATACCTAACTCAGTTCTTTGGGGTTATTTTGCCTACTGGGCCTTTGACAATGTACCAGGGAATCAGTTCTGGGAAAGATTGCTGCTGCTCTTCATCACCCCGAGGCGAAGTTGCAAGTGA
- the LOC102606967 gene encoding probable 1-deoxy-D-xylulose-5-phosphate synthase, chloroplastic isoform X1 has translation MVTASAKYPLELPLTAHCHGTLDQRKIEFLSSNISRELEISRINLCPSSSSITSSKLVTVSRICALPDIDDFFWDKEPTPILDLVENPLRLKSLTIKELKQLAVEIRSELSSIVSKTEKSLKSSLAAVELTVALHHVFHAPVDKILWDVGEQTYAHKILTGRRSLIHTLRKKDGISGYTSRSESEYDPFNAGHGCNSVSAGLGMAVARDIKGKRECIVTVISNGTTMAGQAYEAMSNAGYLDSNMIVILNDSRHSLHPKIEESPKTSINALSSTLSRIQSSKSFRQLREVAKGMTKRIGRGMHEWAAKVDEYARGMIGPQGSTLFEELGLYYIGPVDGHNIEDLISVLQEVASLGSMGPVLVHVVTEENRRAEDTQKSEAIEKQQEGASDSNSLPFGNYSRTYDDCFIEALVMEAEKDKDIVVVHAGMEMDLSLQLFQEKFPERYFDVGMAEQHAVTFSAGLACGGLKPFCIIPSAFLQRAYDQVVNDVDQQRLPVRFVITSAGLVGSDGPTQCGAFDITFMSCLPNMIVMAPSDEDELVDMVATVASIDDRPVCFRYPRGAIVRTDLPGYRGIPIEEIGKGKVLVEGKDVALLGYGAMVQNCLKARALLSKLGIDVTVADARFCKPLDIKLVRELCQNHTFLITVEEGSIGGFGSHVSHFIALDGLLDSGVKWRPIVLPDNYIEHASPTQQLALAGLTGHHIAATALSLLGRTREALLLMC, from the exons ATGGTTACTGCTTCTGCCAAGTACCCACTTGAATTACCACTCACTGCTCATTGCCATGGAACACTTGATCAAAGAAAGATTGAGTTTTTAAGCTCTAATATTTCTCGAGAATTAGAAATTTCAAGAATTAACTTGTGCCCAAGTTCTAGTTCCATTACTAGTTCGAAG CTTGTGACAGTTAGTCGAATATGTGCTCTACCGGATATTGATGATTTCTTTTGGGACAAAGAACCTACGCCTATACTTGATTTAGTTGAAAACCCTCTTCGGTTGAAGAGCTTGACTATCAAG GAACTTAAACAATTAGCTGTTGAAATTCGCTCTGAATTGTCTTCTATAGTgtcaaaaactgaaaaatccTTGAAGTCCAGTTTGGCAGCAGTGGAACTGACTGTCGCATTACATCATGTGTTTCATGCTCCAGTGGACAAGATATTGTGGGATGTTGGGGAACAA ACATATGCACATAAAATTCTTACTGGAAGACGGTCTCTCATTCATACACTGAGAAAAAAGGATGGCATTTCTGGCTATACATCTCGATCTGAGAGTGAATATGATCCTTTTAATGCAGGGCATGGATGCAACAGTGTCTCTGCTGGGCTAG GTATGGCTGTTGCACGGGATATTAAAGGGAAACGAGAATGTATTGTTACAGTCATTAGCAATGGGACAACTATGGCTGGTCAGGCCTATGAAGCAATGAGCAACGCAGGATATCTTGATTCAAACATGATAGTCATTTTAAATGACAGTCGTCATTCTTTACACCCAAAGATTGAAGAGAGCCCAAAAACATCCATCAATGCTCTATCTAGTACCCTAAGCAGAATCCAGTCAAGTAAATCTTTCAGGCAGTTAAGAGAAGTTGCTAAG GGTATGACTAAGAGAATTGGTAGGGGAATGCATGAATGGGCTGCCAAAGTTGATGAGTATGCGCGTGGTATGATTGGTCCACAAGGATCAACTCTCTTTGAAGAGCTTGGATTATATTACATAGGCCCAGTTGATGGTCACAATATTGAAGACCTAATTTCTGTTCTGCAAGAAGTGGCCTCTCTAGGTTCAATGGGTCCGGTGTTGGTTCATGTTGTTACAGAGGAAAACCGAAGAGCAGAAGATACCCAAAAGAGTGAGGCAATTGAAAAGCAGCAGGAAG GTGCAAGTGACTCCAACTCTTTACCCTTTGGTAATTATTCTCGAACGTATGATGATTGCTTTATTGAAGCCTTGGTTATGGAGGCAGAGAAGGACAAGGATATTGTCGTAGTCCATGCAGGAATGGAAATGGATCTATCACTTCAACTTTTTCAGGAAAAGTTTCCAGAGAGGTACTTCGATGTGGGAATGGCTGAGCAACATGCAGTTACATTTTCTGCTGGTTTGGCATGCGGCGGTTTGAAGCCATTTTGCATAATTCCTTCTGCCTTTCTGCAGAGAGCTTACGATCAG GTCGTCAATGATGTAGATCAGCAAAGACTTCCAGTGCGTTTTGTTATTACAAGTGCGGGTTTGGTAGGATCTGACGGTCCCACACAGTGTGGGGCATTTGACATAACCTTCATGTCATGTTTGCCAAACATGATTGTCATGGCACCATCTGATGAGGATGAGCTTGTGGACATGGTTGCCACTGTTGCTAGCATTGATGATAGACCAGTTTGCTTCCGGTATCCCAGGGGTGCAATTGTCAGGACAGACCTCCCCGGATATAGGGGAATTCCAATTGAG GAGATCGGAAAAGGGAAAGTTCTTGTAGAGGGCAAAGATGTTGCTTTGCTTGGATATGGGGCAATGGTTCAGAACTGCCTGAAAGCTCGGGCCCTTCTTTCAAAGCTTGGCATTGATGTTACTGTGGCTGATGCAAGATTCTGCAAGCCCCTAGATATTAAGCTGGTCAGGGAGCTCTGTCAAAACCATACATTTCTGATAACAGTTGAGGAAGGCTCCATTGGAGGATTTGGTTCACATGTTTCACACTTCATTGCCCTTGACGGACTGCTTGATTCAGGAGTTAAG TGGAGACCAATTGTTTTACCAGACAACTATATTGAACATGCATCACCAACCCAACAGCTTGCTCTTGCGGGACTCACTGGACATCACATTGCTGCTACAGCATTAAGTTTGCTCGGGCGCACCCGTGAAGCCCTCCTTTTAATGTGCTAG